One Actinomycetota bacterium DNA segment encodes these proteins:
- a CDS encoding NDP-sugar synthase yields the protein MKAVILVGGEGTRLRPLTCNIPKPMLPMMNRPFIEHVIKHLAKHGVDEVILSAGYKPQAFDSHLGDGHEFGVKITYVVEKRPLGTCGAVKNVAELLNDSFVVCNGDILTDLNISHMLEFHRKKQSSVTIALTSVEDPTQYGLVPIDDKGRVTEFLEKPSWDEVTTDLINAGTYILEPEVLNGVSQGVHCSFERDLFPELLGAEKPVFGMPTGAYWIDIGSPSKYLRAHKDILNGKVGIDVAGDEIKKGVWACDGADISDKAMVFGPTLIGAGVSVAADADIFGQTVIGDNCVIAGGARLEGCVLYEGVSVGEGAVVKDSILGKGVTVGAKVRVEEEAILGDNTVVDEENVLKKGVKIWPDTKVGRGMIRF from the coding sequence GTGAAAGCTGTTATCCTGGTCGGCGGGGAAGGAACGCGTCTTCGCCCCCTTACCTGTAATATCCCCAAACCGATGCTGCCGATGATGAACCGACCTTTCATCGAGCACGTTATCAAGCACCTGGCCAAGCATGGCGTTGACGAGGTTATTCTGAGCGCCGGCTACAAACCGCAGGCATTTGACTCGCACCTCGGCGACGGCCACGAATTCGGCGTCAAGATCACCTACGTCGTCGAGAAGCGTCCCCTGGGGACTTGTGGCGCGGTCAAGAACGTAGCCGAACTGCTGAACGATTCATTCGTTGTCTGCAACGGCGACATCCTGACCGACCTCAATATCTCGCATATGCTGGAGTTCCACAGGAAGAAACAATCGTCCGTGACCATCGCGCTGACAAGCGTCGAGGATCCGACTCAATACGGGCTTGTGCCCATAGACGACAAGGGACGTGTTACCGAATTCCTGGAAAAACCGAGTTGGGACGAGGTCACGACCGATCTCATCAACGCGGGCACCTATATCCTCGAGCCGGAGGTGTTGAACGGCGTCAGCCAGGGTGTTCATTGTTCTTTTGAGCGGGACCTGTTTCCTGAGCTGCTGGGGGCCGAGAAGCCGGTCTTCGGGATGCCGACCGGCGCGTACTGGATCGATATCGGTTCGCCTTCAAAGTATTTGAGAGCCCATAAAGATATTCTGAATGGCAAGGTCGGTATCGATGTTGCCGGCGACGAAATCAAGAAGGGCGTCTGGGCGTGCGACGGAGCGGACATATCCGACAAAGCGATGGTTTTTGGACCGACGCTGATCGGCGCTGGAGTATCGGTCGCCGCCGACGCTGACATTTTCGGCCAAACGGTTATCGGCGACAACTGCGTTATTGCCGGAGGAGCTCGTCTGGAAGGTTGCGTCCTCTATGAAGGCGTGTCCGTCGGCGAGGGAGCAGTCGTCAAAGACAGTATCCTGGGCAAGGGCGTCACGGTCGGCGCGAAAGTTCGAGTAGAGGAAGAAGCGATTCTAGGGGACAATACCGTTGTCGACGAGGAAAACGTTCTGAAGAAAGGCGTCAAGATCTGGCCGGACACGAA
- a CDS encoding DegT/DnrJ/EryC1/StrS family aminotransferase has protein sequence MSGRHIPIAEPDIGPDEIAAVTAAMEAKSLAQGSRVAEFEERFAEFMSVKHAVAVNSGTAALHTALLALGVGPGDEVITSSFSFIASGNSILYTGAKPVFADIREEDFNIDPAAVEAAITPKTKAVMPVHLFGQPCDMEIINDICLDRGLALVEDTCQSHGATYRGLCAGTFGTGCFSFYPTKNMTTGEGGMLTTDDAVVADKARLVRAHGMKVRYHHETLGYNYRMTDMGAAIGLVQLEKLVGYNDRRFQNAMFLNEQLADVKGLVTPSILPDRTHVFHQYTVRITPEFALKRDDFVKALGDRGIGNGIYYPIPIHRQQVYLDLGYKVNLPVTDMMAEEVVSLPVHPNVGPADLERIAAAVKEIANG, from the coding sequence TTGAGCGGCAGGCATATCCCGATAGCTGAACCGGATATCGGTCCGGACGAAATCGCGGCCGTCACCGCGGCCATGGAGGCGAAATCACTTGCCCAAGGGTCGCGCGTCGCGGAGTTTGAAGAGCGGTTCGCCGAATTCATGAGCGTCAAGCACGCCGTCGCCGTCAATTCGGGCACAGCCGCGCTGCACACCGCGCTGCTCGCGCTGGGCGTCGGACCGGGCGACGAGGTTATCACCTCGTCATTCTCCTTTATCGCCTCGGGGAATTCGATTTTGTACACCGGCGCCAAACCTGTCTTCGCCGATATCCGGGAAGAGGATTTTAATATTGACCCGGCCGCCGTCGAAGCCGCCATTACCCCGAAAACCAAAGCCGTCATGCCCGTCCACCTCTTCGGGCAGCCTTGCGACATGGAGATTATTAACGACATCTGTCTGGACCGCGGACTCGCGCTGGTTGAGGACACCTGCCAGTCGCACGGCGCCACTTATCGCGGGCTGTGCGCCGGCACGTTCGGGACCGGCTGTTTTTCCTTCTACCCGACCAAGAACATGACTACGGGCGAGGGCGGCATGCTGACAACCGACGACGCGGTTGTCGCCGATAAAGCCAGGTTGGTCAGGGCGCACGGCATGAAAGTCCGTTATCATCACGAAACACTGGGTTATAATTACAGGATGACGGACATGGGTGCCGCCATCGGGCTTGTTCAACTGGAGAAACTGGTCGGGTATAACGATCGTCGGTTCCAAAACGCGATGTTCCTGAACGAACAACTGGCGGATGTAAAAGGCCTGGTGACGCCTAGCATATTGCCTGATAGGACGCATGTGTTCCATCAGTACACCGTCAGAATCACGCCTGAGTTTGCCTTAAAGCGCGATGATTTCGTCAAAGCGTTAGGGGATAGAGGAATCGGCAACGGCATCTACTACCCGATACCGATACACCGGCAACAGGTCTATCTGGACCTGGGATATAAGGTCAACCTGCCGGTAACCGATATGATGGCGGAAGAGGTCGTTAGCCTGCCCGTCCATCCAAACGTCGGCCCGGCCGACCTGGAGCGCATAGCGGCCGCTGTTAAGGAGATTGCGAATGGTTAG
- a CDS encoding NAD-dependent epimerase/dehydratase family protein yields MKVLVTGGAGFIGSNIVDALLNAGHAVAIVDDLSTGLLDNINPSAEFFQLDIRDKGVGKVLTDWRPDAVCHHAAQIDVRVSTEDPVFDADVNILGFLNLLESSKSLGARFVLASTSAVYGETERLPVDETAVVSPISPYGITKSVSEQYLRFYHETYGLSYTILRYGNVYGPRQNPYGDAGVIAIFSETMLDGRTPNIYGDGKQLRDYVYVSDVVAANLLALNHGYNGAFNIATGRGTSVLELFEAVKKLAGFTGQAVFKDKRAGELEKSYLDVSRARDILGWSPMNELKTGLSLTVEYFKSKHKGEDS; encoded by the coding sequence TTGAAAGTCCTTGTTACCGGCGGCGCCGGTTTCATCGGTTCCAACATCGTCGACGCTTTGCTGAACGCGGGTCACGCCGTAGCCATTGTCGACGATCTGTCGACGGGTTTGTTGGACAACATTAACCCGTCCGCGGAATTCTTCCAGCTTGATATCCGCGATAAAGGTGTAGGCAAAGTGCTAACCGACTGGCGGCCGGACGCTGTGTGCCATCACGCGGCCCAGATCGACGTCAGGGTATCGACAGAGGACCCGGTCTTCGACGCCGACGTGAACATTCTGGGTTTCCTCAACCTTTTGGAGAGTTCCAAGAGTCTCGGCGCGCGCTTTGTCCTGGCGTCGACTAGCGCGGTCTACGGGGAAACGGAACGTCTGCCGGTCGACGAAACCGCGGTCGTCAGTCCCATCTCGCCGTACGGCATCACAAAATCGGTATCGGAACAATACCTGCGGTTTTACCACGAAACTTACGGTCTGTCATATACTATTCTTCGGTACGGTAATGTTTACGGTCCCCGGCAGAATCCGTACGGAGACGCTGGCGTCATCGCCATCTTTTCGGAGACGATGCTGGACGGACGGACGCCGAACATTTACGGCGATGGGAAGCAGTTGCGGGATTACGTTTATGTAAGTGACGTCGTAGCCGCCAACTTATTGGCGCTTAATCATGGCTACAACGGCGCGTTCAACATCGCGACCGGCCGCGGGACATCGGTCCTGGAGCTGTTCGAGGCCGTCAAGAAACTGGCCGGTTTTACCGGCCAAGCCGTGTTCAAGGACAAGCGAGCCGGCGAGCTGGAAAAAAGTTATTTGGATGTTTCTCGCGCGCGGGACATACTAGGTTGGTCGCCCATGAATGAACTAAAGACCGGCTTGTCATTAACCGTTGAGTATTTTAAAAGCAAGCATAAAGGAGAGGATTCTTGA
- a CDS encoding DapH/DapD/GlmU-related protein yields the protein MTAFIHPTAEVSDRAVVGDGAKVWHYVQIREGAKVGAGCVLSKSVYIDQNVTVGDRVKIQNGVSVYQGVTIEDDVLIAANVAFTNDKHPRAFLEDWTITPTLIKKGASVGANATIVCGVVIGEYAMVGAGSVVTKDVPPYGLVVGNPAALKGYVDERGRPR from the coding sequence ATGACCGCCTTCATCCATCCCACGGCCGAGGTGTCCGACCGCGCCGTCGTCGGCGACGGCGCCAAGGTCTGGCACTACGTCCAGATTCGCGAAGGGGCCAAGGTCGGCGCGGGCTGCGTATTGTCAAAAAGCGTTTATATCGACCAAAATGTGACCGTTGGAGATCGCGTAAAAATCCAGAACGGTGTGTCCGTCTATCAGGGCGTTACAATTGAAGACGATGTTCTGATCGCGGCCAACGTGGCTTTTACCAACGATAAACATCCACGGGCGTTCTTGGAGGATTGGACGATTACCCCGACTTTGATTAAGAAGGGGGCGTCCGTCGGCGCTAACGCGACGATTGTCTGTGGCGTCGTCATCGGCGAATACGCGATGGTGGGGGCGGGCAGCGTCGTGACCAAAGATGTACCGCCTTACGGTTTGGTAGTCGGGAATCCGGCCGCCTTAAAGGGTTATGTGGACGAGCGGGGAAGGCCGCGGTGA
- a CDS encoding FAD-dependent oxidoreductase, translating into MRTVVIGAGPAGLGAARRLAEAGETDWAVYEAHGYVGGMSASHVDEAGFLWDEGGHVLFSRYRYVDAVIDEAMGDDFLPYERSAWIYLLNSWVPYPFQNNLRHLPKEALLDCLEGLTELAVRREKSVKTFKDWLLANFGSGICEYFLFRHNGKLWTVPLDEVGAYWTGESVSAINVRHVLSDVIFGRDDTGFGANKYFKYPLHGGTGEIWRRVAAPFADKVAVNKRIQSIDLDKKEISFADGGGDAYDNLISTMPLTKLLEACGVTDKAVKSAAGELKSTNVLVVGAGLRDEEKNSRAWVYYPEETAPFYRCTHLSNYSPYTVPDGDAEKYKSYMFEVAYRPGETVDREAAFEGCLAAIKAAGVVGPDCRDHLVSRYYNDVPDAYPIPTLRREEALDVILPYLNSRGVFSSGRMGAWKYELASMDQAFMQGVHTIEELLGQSLSG; encoded by the coding sequence CGACGTTTGGCGGAGGCGGGAGAAACCGATTGGGCGGTCTACGAGGCCCACGGTTACGTCGGCGGCATGTCGGCCAGCCATGTTGACGAGGCCGGTTTCCTTTGGGACGAAGGCGGGCACGTCCTTTTCTCCAGATATAGGTACGTCGACGCAGTTATCGACGAGGCGATGGGCGACGACTTTCTCCCTTACGAACGCAGCGCCTGGATCTATCTGTTGAATTCATGGGTTCCATATCCCTTCCAAAACAACCTGCGCCATCTCCCGAAGGAAGCCCTGCTTGATTGCCTGGAGGGGTTGACCGAGCTGGCCGTCAGGCGGGAGAAATCCGTAAAGACGTTCAAAGACTGGTTGTTGGCCAACTTCGGTTCCGGCATCTGTGAATACTTCCTTTTCCGACACAACGGTAAATTATGGACCGTTCCCTTAGACGAAGTCGGCGCCTATTGGACCGGCGAGTCGGTTAGCGCCATAAACGTCAGACATGTTCTCTCGGACGTCATCTTCGGCCGGGACGACACTGGCTTCGGAGCCAACAAGTATTTTAAATATCCGCTACACGGAGGCACGGGCGAAATCTGGCGGCGCGTGGCGGCGCCGTTTGCGGACAAGGTCGCGGTGAATAAGCGGATTCAGTCCATCGACCTGGACAAAAAAGAAATCTCCTTCGCGGACGGTGGGGGAGACGCCTACGATAATCTCATCTCAACGATGCCGCTGACAAAGCTGCTGGAGGCGTGCGGCGTGACCGATAAAGCGGTAAAATCTGCGGCCGGTGAATTAAAATCGACCAACGTTCTGGTCGTCGGCGCCGGACTCCGCGACGAGGAAAAAAACAGCCGGGCCTGGGTTTATTACCCGGAAGAAACCGCGCCTTTCTACCGGTGCACACACCTGTCGAATTATTCGCCTTACACGGTACCGGACGGCGACGCTGAGAAATATAAATCATACATGTTCGAGGTCGCGTACCGGCCGGGCGAAACCGTCGACCGCGAGGCCGCTTTCGAGGGGTGTCTGGCTGCCATCAAGGCGGCCGGCGTCGTCGGACCCGACTGTCGGGATCATCTCGTGTCGCGGTATTATAACGACGTGCCGGACGCTTATCCGATTCCCACGCTCCGACGTGAAGAGGCCTTGGATGTGATTCTGCCATATCTGAACTCCAGAGGTGTTTTTTCGAGCGGCCGGATGGGCGCCTGGAAATATGAACTGGCCAGTATGGACCAAGCCTTCATGCAGGGTGTGCACACCATCGAGGAATTGCTGGGACAGAGTCTGTCCGGTTAA
- a CDS encoding Gfo/Idh/MocA family oxidoreductase produces the protein MVRVGVIGCGAMGANHARIYSMMKGTEFVGVFDVDSKKARAVAAKYNTKAYADYRELMDKVDAVSIVVPTAHHYELAKECLEAGLDVLLEKPITETVAQADELIAIAGTGGRILQIGHVERFNPAILELANIVTKPVHIEARRFSPYDARISSGIVLDLMVHDLDIVMNLAGSPIKSVKSMCANVKDDSPTEDLAQVSIMFENGVTASLIASRVHQNKVRQLNIAEADAYITVDYMKQELVIYRYVSADMIQEGEVKYRQEVITEIPFLQRRGEPLWIELDHFVNAVEERSEPLVTGTQGRDVLKAALDIVVAGAS, from the coding sequence ATGGTTAGAGTCGGAGTAATCGGTTGCGGCGCGATGGGCGCCAACCACGCCCGGATCTATTCAATGATGAAAGGGACGGAGTTCGTCGGTGTTTTTGACGTCGACTCGAAGAAGGCGCGGGCTGTGGCGGCCAAGTATAACACCAAGGCGTATGCCGATTACCGTGAACTTATGGACAAGGTTGACGCGGTCAGCATTGTCGTCCCGACCGCCCACCACTATGAACTTGCCAAGGAGTGCCTGGAGGCGGGCTTGGACGTCCTTCTGGAAAAACCAATCACGGAGACGGTCGCCCAAGCCGACGAACTGATCGCCATCGCCGGGACCGGCGGACGGATCTTGCAGATAGGACACGTGGAGAGGTTTAATCCGGCGATACTTGAGTTGGCCAATATCGTGACTAAACCGGTCCACATCGAAGCCAGGCGTTTCAGTCCCTACGACGCGCGCATATCAAGCGGCATCGTCCTTGATCTTATGGTGCACGACCTGGATATCGTCATGAACCTGGCCGGTTCGCCGATCAAAAGCGTTAAAAGCATGTGCGCGAACGTGAAGGACGATTCCCCGACGGAGGACCTGGCCCAAGTTTCCATCATGTTCGAGAACGGCGTGACAGCCAGCCTGATTGCCAGCCGGGTTCACCAGAACAAAGTCAGACAGCTGAACATTGCCGAGGCGGACGCCTATATAACCGTGGACTACATGAAGCAAGAACTGGTCATCTACCGCTACGTTTCGGCGGACATGATACAAGAAGGCGAGGTCAAGTACCGCCAGGAGGTAATTACGGAGATTCCGTTCCTGCAACGCCGCGGCGAACCGTTGTGGATCGAGCTTGACCATTTCGTCAACGCGGTCGAGGAACGCTCGGAACCGTTGGTTACCGGGACGCAAGGGCGCGACGTGTTAAAAGCCGCGCTGGACATAGTTGTGGCGGGCGCCTCATGA